One region of Syntrophobacter fumaroxidans MPOB genomic DNA includes:
- the qrcA gene encoding menaquinone reductase multiheme cytochrome c subunit QrcA → MKEENKSASGKVVGGVVFAVGFIGALVFGWVIGPDLLYSQKAQPINFSHVAHQDTTCEDCHAFRPDGTYVGIPKIDKCKECHESQMGQEKSEQILVDEYIQKEREVPWLVYAWQPDNVFFSHAPHQAKGVKCESCHRPVKEEKVVPYFYENRLTGYSKSTMKMVDCEKCHAEQNGSNNCEICHK, encoded by the coding sequence ATGAAAGAAGAGAACAAGAGCGCTTCCGGTAAGGTGGTGGGGGGAGTCGTCTTTGCTGTGGGGTTCATCGGCGCGTTGGTATTCGGCTGGGTGATCGGCCCCGACCTCCTGTACTCCCAGAAGGCCCAGCCCATCAACTTCAGTCATGTGGCACACCAGGACACCACCTGCGAAGACTGTCATGCTTTCCGCCCGGACGGCACGTATGTCGGTATTCCGAAAATCGACAAGTGTAAGGAATGCCACGAGAGTCAGATGGGACAGGAGAAATCGGAGCAGATCCTGGTGGACGAATACATCCAGAAGGAACGCGAGGTTCCCTGGCTGGTGTATGCCTGGCAGCCGGACAACGTCTTCTTTTCTCACGCTCCTCACCAGGCCAAGGGCGTCAAGTGCGAGAGCTGTCACCGGCCGGTGAAGGAGGAGAAGGTCGTTCCCTATTTTTACGAGAATCGTCTCACCGGGTACAGCAAGTCGACCATGAAGATGGTCGACTGCGAGAAGTGCCACGCCGAGCAGAACGGCAGCAACAATTGTGAAATCTGCCATAAGTAG